One Carcharodon carcharias isolate sCarCar2 chromosome 1, sCarCar2.pri, whole genome shotgun sequence DNA window includes the following coding sequences:
- the LOC121279250 gene encoding toll-like receptor 2, with product MRAPSLWILLVVWIFVQTASFEENAHQYDACQKCNSDNFCNCSWGTLENVPCVLENVSVFDLSHNKISQIKDTDFITYVKLKRLLLQSNQIQSIADQAFQRNTQLEYLDLSNNLLTQLSQNWFKYLSKLQHLNILGNKYTDLGSGGIFSNLAQLRWLEFGNPSLSLLKEDDFVGVTHLDEFIVKAEKLLVYQKGSFSSFRNISHAALSLHDTFLNEPSQAQQILFDLSGSTTHIELRDLVFPDKTDNLLFSTKGNALIRKFTFRNVSLTDSTVISFINSMKNTKLSELVAQDCVLSGTGKWRRITSQTNSFLQSITLSNISIRKFYLFYELSGIGPLLESIKKATFTKLKMFLMPCHVSRKLKNVHYLDLTDNLLSDGIMPETLCSGAWSSVQHLILRKNDFKNLCTISSKLSTLSNLTHLDLSQNSFRDIKTSCKWSENLQFLNLSSCNIKSIINGVPPNVEVLDLSNNAISSFDINVPSLKELNVSNNKFKSLPGGGYLPKMEILKISSNKLTSLTGEEIKAFKKLQFLEAGKNNYICSCEFLFYMNNDITVQLLGGTENYVCDSPLFLRGMFVQNTKRSFFDCHTTLSLVFLCVGICLAVAIVGMMCYKYHGIWYIQMIWAWLKAKRKPKKVRNYDLCYDAFVSYSEMDSEWVENFLVRELESAHPPLTLCLHKRDFIPGKWIIDNIIDSIEKSRKSLFVLSQHFVQSEWCKYELDYTHFRLFDENDDTAILVLLESIPKETIPQRFCKLRKLMNTKTYLKWPQDEVEQQNFWLSLKVALKEGTNVT from the coding sequence ATGAGAGCTCCTTCTCTGTGGATCCTTCTTGTCGTGTGGATTTTTGTACAGACAGCTTCCTTTGAAGAGAATGCTCACCAGTACGATGCTTGTCAAAAGTGCAACTCTGATAACTTCTGCAACTGCTCCTGGGGGACTTTAGAGAATGTTCCATGTGTATTGGAAAATGTCTCCGTGTTTGACCTGTCTCACAACAAAATCTCACAGATTAAGGACACTGATTTCATAACATATGTGAAGCTCAAAAGACTTCTATTGCAATCAAATCAAATCCAGTCTATTGCTGACCAGGCATTCCAGCGCAACACACAGCTGGAGTATCTTGACTTGTCGAATAATCTTTTGACTCAGCTGTCGCAGAACTGGTTTAAATATCTTTCCAAATTACAACACCTCAACATTTTAGGGAATAAATACACAGATTTAGGATCAGGGGGAATTTTCTCAAACCTGGCACAACTCAGATGGTTAGAATTTGGCAATCCTTCTCTATCTCTTCTAAAGGAAGATGACTTTGTAGGAGTTACACATTTGGATGAGTTTATtgtaaaagcagagaagttactTGTGTATCAGAAAGGAAGTTTCAGTTCATTCAGAAATATAAGTCATGCTGCCTTGAGTTTGCATGATACATTTCTGAACGAACCAAGCCAAGCTCAGCAGATTCTTTTCGATTTATCGGGATCCACCACCCACATAGAGCTGAGAGACTTAGTATTTCCCGATAAAACAGACAATCTGCTATTTTCCACTAAAGGCAATGCATTAATAAGGAAGTTCACCTTCAGAAATGTTTCTCTTACTGACAGTACTGTGATTAGTTTTATAAATTCAATGAAAAACACAAAATTATCTGAACTAGTAGCGCAAGACTGTGTGCTTTCGGGAACGGGGAAATGGCGCAGAATAACTTCCCAAACAAACAGCTTTCTACAATCAATAACATTAAGTAACATATCCATTAGaaagttttatttattttatgaacTTTCAGGTATTGGTCCCCTATTAGAATCCATTAAAAAAGCCACATTTACAAAACTAAAGATGTTCCTGATGCCCTGCCATGTATCCAGAAAATTAAAAAATGTGCACTACCTTGATTTAACAGACAATTTGCTCAGTGACGGTATTATGCCGGAAACTCTTTGTTCAGGAGCTTGGTCTTCTGTGCAACATCTTATTCTGAGAAAGAATGATTTTAAAAACCTGTGTACAATAAGCTCAAAATTATCCACACTTTCTAATCTTACCCATTTAGATTTAAGTCAGAATAGTTTTCGCGACATAAAGACTTCATGCAAATGGTCTGAAAATCTACAATTTCTAAACCTTTCGAGTTGTAATATTAAAAGCATTATAAATGGTGTCCCTCCAAATGTTGAAGTATTGGATTTAAGTAACAATGCCATCAGCAGTTTTGACATTAATGTGCCTTCTCTCAAAGAATTAAATGTGTCCAATAATAAGTTTAAAAGTTTACCAGGTGGTGGCTACTTACCAAAGATGGAAATTCTGAAGATCAGCAGCAATAAACTCACTTCACTCACAGGTGAAGAAATCAAGGCATTTAAGAAGCTTCAATTTTTAGAGGCTGGAAAAAATAATTACATTTGTTCATGTGAATTCCTGTTTTATATGAATAATGACATAACAGTGCAACTGTTGGGTGGAACAGAAAATTATGTCTGTGATTCACCTCTATTTCTCAGGGGAATGTTTGTACAAAATACTAAGCGCTCTTTTTTTGACTGTCACACAACATTGTCCCTAGTCTTTCTGTGTGTTGGCATATGTTTGGCAGTAGCCATTGTTGGGATGATGTGCTACAAGTATCATGGGATCTGGTATATCCAAATGATATGGGCATGGCTGAAGGCAAAGAGGAAACCAAAGAAAGTGAGGAATTATGATCTTTGTTATGATGCATTTGTTTCTTATAGTGAGATGGACTCAGAGTGGGTGGAAAACTTCCTGGTAAGAGAGTTAGAAAGTGCTCATCcaccactgacactctgccttcATAAGCGTGATTTCATCCCAGGGAAGTGGATAATTGACAACATTATTGATTCCATTGAGAAAAGCAGGAAATCCCTATTTGTTTTATCTCAACATTTTGTTCAGAGTGAGTGGTGCAAGTACGAGCTTGACTATACCCATTTCCGTCTATTTGATGAAAACGATGATACAGCCATACTTGTTCTGTTGGAGTCAATTCCAAAGGAGACTATTCCTCAGAGATTTTGCAAGCTGAGGAAACTGATGAATACAAAAACCTatttgaaatggccacaggaTGAAGTAGAACAGCAGAACTTCTGGCTTTCTTTAAAAGTAGCATTAAAAGAAGGAACAAATGTAACATGA